A region from the Cryptosporangium arvum DSM 44712 genome encodes:
- a CDS encoding SDR family NAD(P)-dependent oxidoreductase, translated as MTTLNGRRALVTGGASGIGAATVRALVTAGADVTIATRDPRRADALRADNVHVRALDLADLDSVAGFTWDGPLDVLVANAGVMALPTRQLSPQGWELQLATNYLGHFALALGLHPHLAAAGDARLVVVSSGAYRNGPFDFDDPQFARRRYEPFLAYAQSKTATLLFTVGAAGRWAADGIVANAVNPGYVHTELQRHLDDDTMRAFGAMDEAGNLVTPDYYRTPEQAAATSLLLATATTTGGYYEDGHEVAPEPFASDPEAADRLWRLGEDTVLR; from the coding sequence TGCCGCCACCGTCCGTGCTCTCGTCACCGCCGGCGCCGACGTCACGATCGCCACCCGCGATCCCCGCCGCGCCGACGCCCTGCGCGCCGACAACGTCCACGTCCGTGCGCTCGACCTCGCCGACCTCGACTCGGTCGCCGGCTTCACCTGGGACGGCCCGCTCGACGTCCTCGTCGCCAACGCCGGCGTCATGGCCCTGCCGACCCGGCAGCTCTCCCCCCAGGGCTGGGAACTGCAGCTGGCCACGAACTACCTCGGGCACTTCGCGCTGGCGCTCGGTCTGCACCCGCACCTGGCCGCGGCCGGCGACGCGCGCCTCGTCGTCGTCAGCTCCGGCGCGTACCGGAACGGACCGTTCGACTTCGACGACCCGCAGTTCGCCCGGCGTCGCTACGAGCCGTTCCTGGCGTACGCGCAGTCGAAGACCGCGACGCTGCTGTTCACGGTGGGGGCCGCCGGCCGCTGGGCCGCCGACGGGATCGTCGCGAACGCCGTCAACCCCGGCTACGTCCACACCGAACTGCAACGGCATCTGGACGACGACACGATGCGCGCCTTCGGCGCGATGGACGAGGCCGGCAATCTCGTCACCCCGGACTACTACCGCACTCCCGAGCAGGCCGCGGCCACCTCGCTGCTGCTGGCGACCGCGACGACGACCGGCGGCTACTACGAGGACGGCCACGAGGTCGCGCCGGAGCCGTTCGCGAGCGACCCGGAGGCCGCCGACCGGCTCTGGCGCCTCGGCGAGGACACCGTCCTCAGGTAG
- a CDS encoding LLM class flavin-dependent oxidoreductase, whose protein sequence is MPINKLGFLTIGLFDGADPRPGHESTLEIIQLGEQLGFDSAWVRHRHLQYGISSPVAVLAAASQRTSRIHLGTAVIPLGWENPLRLAEDLATVDLLSGGRLEPGVSVGPPMHYDRVKPALYPDTEEDFSYERVARLLRFVRGETVTDAGVEGFEVFSNRIEPHSPGLGGRMWYGGASLRSARWAGENGMNFLTSSVVKAEESEDFAQIQLSHIRTFRAANPGGRVSQGLVVIPTDSASAEQRAKYEAYVEARTPRTTTPQGPARMLFARDLVGPSSQIAEQLAAHAAFPEVSEVAFALPFSFDHEDYVQILTDIAGTLGPALGWTPT, encoded by the coding sequence GTGCCTATCAACAAACTGGGCTTTCTGACGATCGGGCTGTTCGACGGGGCGGATCCGCGCCCCGGCCACGAATCGACGCTCGAGATCATCCAGCTGGGCGAGCAGCTCGGCTTCGACAGCGCCTGGGTGCGGCACCGGCACCTGCAGTACGGCATCTCCTCGCCGGTGGCGGTGCTGGCGGCGGCCTCGCAGCGCACCAGCCGCATCCACCTCGGCACCGCGGTGATCCCGCTGGGCTGGGAGAACCCGCTGCGGCTGGCCGAGGACCTGGCCACCGTCGACCTCCTTTCCGGTGGGCGGCTCGAGCCGGGCGTCAGCGTCGGCCCGCCGATGCACTACGACCGGGTGAAGCCCGCGCTCTACCCCGACACCGAGGAGGACTTCAGCTACGAGCGGGTGGCGCGGCTGCTGCGCTTCGTCCGGGGCGAGACGGTCACCGACGCCGGCGTCGAGGGCTTCGAGGTGTTCTCGAACCGGATCGAGCCGCACTCCCCCGGGCTCGGCGGCCGGATGTGGTACGGCGGCGCGAGCCTCCGCTCGGCCCGGTGGGCCGGCGAGAACGGGATGAACTTCCTGACCAGCAGCGTGGTGAAGGCTGAGGAGTCGGAGGACTTCGCACAGATCCAGCTCTCGCACATCCGGACGTTCCGGGCGGCGAACCCGGGCGGCCGCGTCTCCCAGGGCCTGGTCGTGATCCCCACCGACAGCGCGTCGGCCGAGCAGCGCGCCAAGTACGAGGCGTACGTCGAGGCGCGGACCCCGCGGACGACGACCCCGCAGGGCCCGGCCCGGATGCTGTTCGCCCGCGACCTGGTCGGCCCGTCGAGCCAGATCGCCGAGCAGCTCGCCGCCCACGCGGCCTTCCCCGAGGTGAGCGAGGTGGCGTTCGCGCTGCCGTTCAGCTTCGACCACGAGGACTACGTGCAGATCCTCACCGACATCGCCGGGACACTGGGCCCGGCGCTGGGCTGGACCCCTACCTGA
- a CDS encoding DUF6204 family protein: protein MSTRTFRITVRGVFDGLDAEQRAALQARAAEHDVFTAAFTPEGTLTYDVAARPAFTFRFSDTGDDEEDILVATELAEEKAAAWLTERGYGYKNLRSTAEDLSMAPLGKRGRREAGR, encoded by the coding sequence GTGAGTACTCGTACCTTTCGCATCACCGTCCGGGGTGTCTTCGACGGCCTCGACGCCGAGCAGCGCGCCGCGCTCCAGGCCCGAGCGGCCGAGCACGACGTGTTCACCGCCGCCTTCACCCCCGAGGGCACGCTGACGTACGACGTCGCGGCGCGGCCCGCGTTCACGTTCCGGTTCTCCGACACCGGTGACGACGAGGAGGACATCCTGGTCGCCACCGAGCTGGCCGAGGAGAAAGCCGCGGCGTGGCTCACCGAGCGGGGATACGGCTACAAGAACCTGCGCTCGACCGCGGAGGACCTGTCGATGGCCCCGCTCGGCAAGCGCGGCCGCCGCGAAGCGGGTCGCTAG
- a CDS encoding RNB domain-containing ribonuclease, protein MEAGEQAWTVTGSPMRRLRAPAIDFGAIRSELGTPPEFSPEALAEAAAAPAESTRTDLTDVPFVTVDPPGSRDLDQALHLVPDGDGFLLRYAIADVAAFVRPGGALDRETTGRGVTLYLPDGRIPLHPPVLSEGAASLLPDQVRPAVVWTVRLAADATPLDVRIERATVRSRQQLSYPEVEAGARPEALTALEAFGTVRAERVLERGGIDLDVPEQEVERTGDGGWRLVLRAQTPAERHNAQVSLLTGECAAAMMLDAGVGLLRTLPPAGPADVERVRAVAPGLGIEWPSGASPGRVVASVDAADPRGAAFLDVAATLLRGSGYTPFIGGVPEQPFHAGVGAPYAHVTAPLRRLADRYATEVCLAVAAGAPVPTWVLEALPGLPTTMAGATRRAGEFERAVVDLTEAVLLAERIGEEFDAAVVDVSGEGKSGTVALDDPPVWAKCAGPGLRAGSRLRVRLLEADPTTRRVRFGRA, encoded by the coding sequence ATGGAGGCTGGCGAGCAGGCCTGGACCGTGACCGGATCGCCCATGCGGCGGCTGCGGGCACCCGCGATCGACTTCGGCGCGATCCGCTCCGAGCTGGGCACGCCACCGGAATTCTCGCCGGAGGCGCTCGCCGAGGCGGCGGCCGCTCCGGCCGAGTCCACCCGCACCGACCTCACCGACGTCCCGTTCGTCACCGTCGACCCGCCCGGCTCACGCGACCTCGACCAGGCGCTGCACCTCGTCCCCGACGGCGACGGTTTCCTGCTGCGCTACGCGATCGCCGACGTCGCCGCGTTCGTCCGGCCCGGCGGTGCGCTCGACCGGGAGACCACCGGCCGCGGGGTGACGCTCTACCTGCCCGACGGCCGGATCCCGCTGCACCCGCCGGTGCTCAGCGAGGGCGCGGCCAGCCTGCTGCCCGATCAGGTGCGCCCGGCGGTGGTGTGGACGGTGCGGCTGGCCGCCGACGCCACGCCGCTCGACGTCCGCATCGAGCGGGCCACCGTCCGCAGCCGGCAGCAGCTGTCCTATCCGGAGGTCGAGGCGGGTGCGCGACCGGAGGCGCTGACCGCGCTGGAGGCGTTCGGCACGGTCCGCGCGGAGCGGGTCCTGGAACGCGGCGGCATCGACCTCGACGTGCCCGAGCAGGAGGTCGAGCGCACCGGCGACGGCGGATGGCGGCTCGTGCTGCGTGCGCAGACCCCGGCCGAGCGGCACAACGCGCAGGTCTCGCTGCTGACCGGGGAGTGCGCGGCGGCGATGATGCTCGACGCGGGCGTCGGCCTGCTACGCACGTTGCCGCCCGCCGGGCCCGCCGACGTCGAGCGGGTCCGGGCGGTGGCGCCCGGACTCGGTATCGAGTGGCCGTCCGGTGCGTCGCCGGGGCGCGTGGTCGCGAGCGTCGACGCGGCCGACCCACGTGGTGCCGCGTTCCTCGACGTGGCGGCGACGCTGCTGCGCGGCTCGGGCTACACGCCGTTCATCGGCGGGGTGCCGGAGCAGCCGTTCCACGCCGGGGTCGGCGCGCCGTACGCGCACGTCACCGCGCCGCTGCGTCGCCTGGCCGACCGGTACGCCACCGAGGTGTGCCTGGCGGTCGCCGCGGGCGCCCCGGTGCCGACCTGGGTGCTGGAGGCGCTGCCCGGCCTGCCGACCACGATGGCCGGAGCGACCCGCCGCGCCGGGGAGTTCGAGCGCGCGGTCGTCGACCTCACCGAGGCCGTGCTCCTCGCCGAACGGATCGGCGAGGAGTTCGACGCGGCCGTCGTCGACGTCTCCGGCGAAGGCAAGAGCGGCACGGTGGCGCTCGACGATCCGCCGGTGTGGGCGAAGTGCGCGGGGCCGGGGCTGCGGGCGGGGTCGCGGCTCCGGGTCCGTCTCCTGGAGGCCGACCCGACGACCCGCCGCGTCCGCTTCGGCCGCGCCTGA
- a CDS encoding aminoglycoside phosphotransferase family protein — protein MTATYTAGGPGGSGPSAPSFLQDDPHRPVVRIGDTVRRPLHAWSATVHELLLHLEAVGFPYSPRFLGIDADGREVLTYLDGESGGAAWHRVVADAGLVAMARLLREYHDAVRDFRPAAPAGWAADDGTFEVGELVCHGDFGPWNLVWRGDRPIGILDWDYVYPGPPVHDVAYALEYVAPFRDDRYSCESLHHPVPPDRRRRLETFAGGYGLTTVDGLVDEVIEQQRNVWRRARQLAAEGRQPQLAWQESGVLDLAGERLAWSRANRHLFG, from the coding sequence TTGACGGCGACGTACACCGCCGGCGGCCCGGGAGGTTCCGGGCCGTCCGCCCCGTCGTTCCTGCAGGACGATCCGCACCGGCCGGTCGTGCGTATCGGCGACACCGTGCGGCGGCCGTTGCACGCCTGGTCGGCGACCGTGCACGAGCTCCTGCTGCACCTGGAGGCGGTCGGGTTCCCGTACTCGCCGCGGTTCCTGGGCATCGACGCCGACGGGCGCGAGGTGCTGACGTACCTCGACGGTGAGTCCGGCGGCGCGGCCTGGCACCGCGTGGTCGCCGACGCCGGCCTGGTCGCGATGGCGCGGCTGCTGCGCGAGTACCACGACGCGGTGCGTGACTTCCGGCCCGCCGCGCCCGCCGGCTGGGCCGCCGACGACGGCACGTTCGAGGTCGGGGAACTGGTCTGCCACGGCGACTTCGGCCCCTGGAACCTCGTCTGGCGCGGGGACCGGCCGATCGGGATCCTCGACTGGGACTACGTCTACCCGGGGCCGCCCGTGCACGACGTCGCGTACGCGCTGGAGTACGTGGCGCCGTTCCGCGACGACCGCTACAGCTGCGAGTCGCTGCACCACCCGGTGCCACCCGACCGGCGCCGACGCCTCGAGACGTTCGCCGGTGGCTACGGGCTGACGACCGTCGACGGCCTGGTCGACGAGGTCATCGAGCAGCAGCGCAACGTGTGGCGCCGGGCCCGCCAGCTCGCCGCCGAGGGACGGCAGCCGCAGCTGGCCTGGCAGGAGAGCGGCGTGCTGGACCTGGCCGGCGAACGCCTGGCCTGGAGCCGCGCGAACCGCCACCTGTTCGGCTAG
- a CDS encoding endonuclease/exonuclease/phosphatase family protein, which produces MKRVLTVAAVCAAIIGTSPAGAVAHDERAVRFATYNLSLNRPTEGLLREHLADPGVDDVYRRQAHNVAEVIQRTHPDVVLINEFDYDPEAARLFAENFLAVPQNGAPAQRYPYRFVAPSNTGISSGFDLNNDGVTGTTPGEAAYGDDSWGFGQFPGQYGMVVYSKFPIDSRAVRTFQRFKWKDMPGNAIPTDFYSPEEQAALRLSSKSHWDVPIAVGRKTVHFLVSHPTPPTFDGPEDRNGRRNHDEIRFWADYVTPARASYVYDDKGRRGGLHPGQTFVIAGDQNADPDDGDSYRNAARQLTGHPLIDARSFPSSAGAVEAARLQGGANTTQKGDPRFDTADFADTAPGNLHADYVLPRVGTPILRSGVFWPVRSDPLSRLTGVFDPQWSAVNGFPTSDHRLVWADLGLR; this is translated from the coding sequence ATGAAGCGAGTTCTTACGGTAGCCGCGGTGTGCGCGGCGATCATCGGTACGTCACCCGCCGGTGCGGTCGCCCACGACGAGCGTGCGGTCCGCTTCGCGACCTACAACCTGTCCCTCAACCGGCCCACCGAAGGACTGTTGCGCGAGCACCTCGCCGACCCGGGTGTCGACGACGTCTACCGGCGCCAGGCGCACAACGTCGCCGAGGTCATCCAGCGCACGCACCCGGACGTCGTGCTGATCAACGAGTTCGACTACGACCCCGAGGCCGCGCGGCTGTTCGCCGAGAACTTCCTCGCGGTGCCGCAGAACGGCGCGCCGGCGCAGCGCTACCCGTACCGCTTCGTGGCACCGTCGAACACCGGGATCTCCTCCGGCTTCGACCTGAACAACGACGGCGTGACCGGCACGACGCCGGGCGAGGCGGCCTACGGCGACGACTCGTGGGGCTTCGGCCAGTTTCCGGGCCAGTACGGGATGGTCGTCTACTCGAAGTTCCCGATCGACTCTCGCGCCGTGCGGACGTTCCAGCGGTTCAAGTGGAAAGATATGCCCGGTAACGCGATACCGACGGACTTCTACTCGCCCGAGGAACAGGCGGCGCTGCGATTGTCGTCGAAGAGCCACTGGGACGTGCCGATCGCCGTCGGCCGTAAGACCGTGCATTTCCTGGTGTCGCACCCGACGCCGCCGACGTTCGACGGTCCGGAGGACCGCAACGGCCGGCGGAACCACGACGAGATCCGGTTCTGGGCCGACTACGTGACGCCGGCACGAGCGTCCTACGTGTACGACGACAAGGGCCGTCGCGGCGGTCTGCATCCGGGGCAGACGTTCGTGATCGCCGGCGACCAGAACGCCGACCCGGACGACGGTGACTCGTACCGGAACGCGGCCCGGCAGCTCACCGGGCACCCACTGATCGACGCCCGCTCGTTCCCCTCCAGCGCGGGTGCGGTGGAGGCAGCGAGACTCCAGGGCGGCGCGAACACCACCCAGAAGGGCGACCCGCGCTTCGACACGGCGGACTTCGCCGACACCGCTCCGGGCAACCTGCACGCCGACTACGTGCTGCCCCGGGTCGGGACACCGATCCTGCGTTCAGGCGTGTTCTGGCCGGTGCGCTCGGATCCGCTGTCCCGCCTGACCGGGGTGTTCGACCCGCAGTGGTCGGCGGTCAACGGTTTCCCGACGTCCGATCACCGCCTGGTCTGGGCGGACCTGGGGCTGCGTTGA
- a CDS encoding mycofactocin-coupled SDR family oxidoreductase codes for MSRLAGKVAFVTGAARGQGRAEALALAAEGADVVVTDVCAAPTRTDYPAATPEDLAETVRQVEALDRRVVSGIADVRDAGALEDLVARGVAELGRLDVVVANAGIVTWGRLWEMDLDRWRDMIDINLTGVFHTLRASIPPMIAAGNGGSIIITSSVAGIKSLPGQAHYSAAKHGVVGLAKSAAAELAPYRIRVNTIHPWGVATAMGEMGADGAKVFADNPSYAASMGQLLFDPPISQPSDIAAGVVYLASDDARVVTGTQLTLDHGATKV; via the coding sequence ATGAGCCGCCTGGCCGGCAAGGTCGCGTTCGTCACCGGGGCCGCGCGGGGCCAAGGGCGGGCCGAGGCGCTCGCGCTGGCCGCCGAGGGGGCCGACGTCGTCGTCACCGACGTGTGTGCCGCTCCGACCCGCACCGACTACCCGGCCGCCACCCCGGAGGACCTCGCCGAGACCGTCCGGCAGGTCGAGGCGCTCGACCGGCGGGTGGTGTCCGGCATCGCCGACGTCCGCGACGCCGGCGCGCTCGAGGACCTGGTCGCCCGGGGTGTGGCCGAGCTCGGGCGGCTCGACGTCGTCGTGGCGAACGCGGGGATCGTCACCTGGGGACGGCTCTGGGAGATGGACCTCGACCGCTGGCGCGACATGATCGACATCAACCTCACCGGCGTGTTCCACACGCTGCGGGCCTCGATCCCGCCGATGATCGCGGCCGGGAACGGCGGGTCGATCATCATCACGAGCTCGGTCGCCGGCATCAAGTCGCTGCCCGGGCAGGCGCATTACAGCGCCGCGAAGCACGGTGTCGTGGGGCTCGCGAAGTCCGCCGCCGCGGAGCTCGCGCCGTACCGGATCCGGGTCAACACGATCCACCCGTGGGGCGTGGCGACCGCGATGGGCGAGATGGGGGCCGACGGGGCGAAGGTGTTCGCCGACAACCCGTCGTACGCCGCGTCCATGGGGCAGCTGCTCTTCGACCCGCCGATCTCGCAGCCCTCGGACATCGCGGCCGGAGTCGTCTACCTGGCCAGCGACGACGCGCGGGTGGTGACCGGTACGCAACTGACGCTCGACCACGGCGCGACGAAGGTCTGA
- a CDS encoding SDR family NAD(P)-dependent oxidoreductase, which translates to MRLRDKVVVITGAGSGLGRESALLFAAEGARVVVTDLIEARAEKVAAEVGAAGGQAVPLRADVRIETDMVAAVALATGTWGRLDVLFANAGIGEVGFGTVAFEDLTLENWNAVQATNLTGVFLAAKAAVPVFKAQGGGNVVVTSSASSFAAYPHFISYTASKHGVNGLVKVLSLELGRFGIRVNALCPTHGMSANLALAPDAEVLGRSYEELRAWDKDAAAMPLRLDRPPVLRDNANLALFLASDESQYMSGVCVPATDGGTLARVAIVFPEDVGGEGLGVTV; encoded by the coding sequence ATGCGTTTACGAGACAAAGTTGTCGTCATCACCGGCGCCGGCTCCGGGCTGGGACGCGAGTCCGCGCTCCTGTTCGCGGCCGAAGGCGCCCGGGTCGTCGTCACCGACCTGATCGAGGCCCGCGCGGAGAAGGTCGCCGCCGAGGTGGGCGCGGCCGGCGGCCAGGCCGTCCCGCTCCGGGCCGACGTGCGGATCGAGACCGACATGGTGGCCGCGGTCGCGCTCGCGACCGGCACCTGGGGCCGGCTGGACGTCCTGTTCGCCAACGCGGGCATCGGCGAGGTCGGCTTCGGCACGGTCGCGTTCGAGGACCTCACGCTGGAGAACTGGAACGCCGTCCAGGCGACGAACCTCACCGGCGTCTTCCTCGCCGCCAAGGCCGCCGTCCCGGTGTTCAAGGCCCAGGGCGGCGGCAACGTCGTCGTCACCAGCTCGGCGTCGTCGTTCGCGGCGTACCCGCACTTCATCAGCTACACCGCGTCCAAGCACGGCGTGAACGGCCTGGTGAAGGTGCTCTCGCTGGAGCTGGGCCGGTTCGGCATCCGGGTCAACGCGCTCTGCCCGACGCACGGCATGTCCGCGAACCTCGCGCTGGCGCCCGATGCCGAGGTGCTCGGCCGCTCCTACGAGGAGCTGCGGGCCTGGGACAAGGACGCCGCCGCGATGCCGCTGCGCCTCGACCGCCCCCCGGTGCTGCGCGACAACGCGAACCTGGCGCTGTTCCTCGCGTCGGACGAATCGCAGTACATGTCCGGGGTGTGCGTTCCGGCGACGGACGGCGGCACGCTCGCCCGCGTCGCCATCGTCTTTCCCGAAGACGTGGGCGGCGAAGGCCTGGGGGTGACGGTATGA
- a CDS encoding TetR family transcriptional regulator, with translation METLTERRRQATLLELSDVAAELFVRRGFAATTVQDIADAAGVSARTFHRYFPSKADALGPTMRAGLLYYVAQVAALPVGSPLVEGLCDALERVLAEPRTPLDNDVTRLTVTTPELTPVWLRAHEECAIALGPALAPHLEPGADEVVVRYAGASVVTANRLAVESWVAHGGEPRPYLERCLRLLTRGVLPE, from the coding sequence GTGGAGACGCTGACCGAACGACGGCGGCAGGCCACGCTGCTGGAGCTCTCCGACGTCGCGGCCGAGCTTTTCGTCCGGCGTGGCTTCGCCGCCACCACCGTGCAGGACATCGCGGACGCCGCCGGGGTGTCCGCGCGTACGTTCCATCGCTACTTCCCGTCCAAGGCCGACGCGCTGGGCCCCACGATGCGTGCCGGGCTGCTGTACTACGTGGCCCAGGTGGCGGCGCTACCCGTCGGGAGCCCGCTGGTCGAGGGGCTGTGCGACGCGCTGGAGCGGGTGCTCGCCGAGCCCAGGACCCCGCTCGACAACGACGTCACCCGGCTGACGGTCACGACGCCGGAGCTGACGCCGGTGTGGCTGCGCGCCCACGAGGAGTGCGCGATCGCGCTCGGGCCGGCCCTCGCACCCCACCTCGAGCCGGGCGCCGACGAGGTCGTCGTGCGTTACGCCGGCGCGAGCGTCGTCACCGCCAACCGGCTGGCGGTCGAATCCTGGGTCGCCCACGGCGGCGAGCCGCGGCCCTACCTGGAACGGTGCCTCCGCCTGCTCACCCGCGGGGTACTGCCGGAGTGA
- a CDS encoding DUF1345 domain-containing protein has product MTSKATYLFSRAIEALLLVIGLVTIAAEDTILWISLWDCVAVFYLATRMYRLRRSNRRGDDVWLSRSLGGRIGLAFTVLTSIIGIGTGITIATSGDGEAKWLASAVGLPCVILAWAILHFGYAERYAKTFFGADPANPPLTFPNIDKPTYVEFAYFSFTIGTTFSVSDVETRTSPIRLQVLSHSVLSFIYNTATIGIAVSVITG; this is encoded by the coding sequence ATGACCAGCAAGGCCACCTACCTTTTCTCCCGTGCGATCGAGGCGCTGCTCCTCGTGATCGGCCTGGTGACGATCGCCGCCGAGGACACGATCCTCTGGATCTCCCTCTGGGACTGCGTCGCGGTCTTCTACCTGGCCACCCGCATGTACCGGTTACGGCGCAGCAACCGCCGCGGGGACGACGTCTGGCTCTCCCGCAGCCTCGGCGGACGCATCGGCCTGGCCTTCACCGTGCTCACCAGCATCATCGGCATCGGCACCGGCATCACCATCGCGACCAGCGGCGATGGTGAAGCCAAGTGGCTGGCGTCGGCCGTCGGGCTGCCGTGCGTGATCCTCGCCTGGGCGATCCTGCACTTCGGCTACGCCGAGCGGTACGCGAAGACGTTCTTCGGCGCCGACCCGGCCAACCCGCCGCTGACGTTCCCGAACATCGACAAGCCCACCTACGTCGAGTTCGCCTACTTCTCGTTCACGATCGGCACCACGTTCTCGGTGTCCGACGTCGAGACCCGCACCAGCCCGATCCGCCTGCAGGTGCTCTCCCACAGCGTCCTGTCGTTCATCTACAACACCGCGACGATCGGTATCGCGGTCAGCGTCATCACCGGCTAG